In Leishmania mexicana MHOM/GT/2001/U1103 complete genome, chromosome 20, one genomic interval encodes:
- a CDS encoding putative proteasome alpha 1 subunit has product MFKNEYDSDITTWSPTGRLFQIEYANEAVNNGSATVGVKGRDYVVLTALKRSPVAELSSYQEKVFEIDEHVGMSISGLVADGRVLARFLRTECMNYRYMYSDGMPMNQMADMVGEKHQRHIQFGGKRPFGVGLLLAGYDRQGPHLYQTVPSGDVYDYKATAMGVRSQASRTYLEKHFVHFTDCTLDELVVHALKALASATSEGVELNVKNTTIAIVGKDTPFTIFEEESARRYLDEFKMRPEDRVAAADDEEEVLHEQPLDVEE; this is encoded by the coding sequence ATGTTCAAGAACGAGTATGATAGCGACATCACGACCTGGAGCCCGACGGGTCGGCTCTTTCAGATCGAGTATGCGAACGAGGCTGTCAACAACGGCTCCGCGACGGTCGGCGTGAAAGGGAGGGACTATGTTGTGCTTACCGCACTCAAGCGCAGCCCCGTCGCGGAGCTGTCCTCGTACCAAGAAAAGGTCTTCGAAATTGACGAGCATGTTGGCATGTCCATCTCGGGCCTAGTGGCGGACGGCCGCGTGCTTGCTCGCTTCCTGCGCACAGAATGCATGAACTATCGCTACATGTATAGCGATGGTATGCCAATGAATCAAATGGCGGACATGGTCGGGGAGAAGCACCAGCGCCACATCCAATTCGGCGGGAAGCGTCCTTTCGGCGTTGGCTTGCTGCTTGCTGGCTACGACCGTCAGGGGCCGCACCTGTACCAGACGGTGCCGTCCGGTGACGTCTACGACTACAAGGCCACGGCGATGGGCGTGCGGTCGCAGGCCTCCCGCACGTATTTGGAGAAGCATTTCGTGCACTTCACCGACTGCACTCTCGATGAGCTCGTGGTGCACGCATTGAAGGCCCTCGCTTCCGCCACATCGGAGGGCGTGGAACTGAATGTAAAAaacaccaccatcgccatcgTAGGCAAGGATACCCCCTTCACTATCtttgaggaggagagcgcgcgcaggtACCTGGATGAGTTCAAGATGCGTCCAGAAGaccgcgtggcggcggcggatgatgaggaggaggtgctgcacgaGCAGCCTCTGGACGTCGAGGAAtag
- a CDS encoding universal minicircle sequence binding protein,putative, giving the protein MSAITCYKCGEAGHMSRSCPRAAATRSCYNCGETGHLSRDCPSERKPKSCYNCGSTEHLSRECTNEAKAGADTRSCYNCGGTGHMSRDCPNERKPKSCYNCGSTEHLSRECPDRH; this is encoded by the coding sequence ATGTCCGCTATCACGTGCTACAAGTGTGGTGAGGCCGGCCAcatgtcgcgcagctgcccgcgcgccgcggcgacccGCTCTTGCTACAACTGCGGTGAGACCGGCCACCTGAGCCGCGACTGCCCCAGCGAGCGGAAGCCGAAGTCGTGCTACAACTGTGGCTCGACGGAGCACCTGTCCCGCGAGTGCACGAACGAGGCCAAGGCCGGCGCCGACACCCGCTCTTGCTACAactgcggcggcacgggcCACATGAGCCGCGACTGCCCGAACGAGCGGAAGCCGAAGTCGTGCTACAACTGTGGCTCGACGGAGCACCTGTCCCGCGAGTGCCCGGACCGCCACTAG
- a CDS encoding universal minicircle sequence binding protein yields the protein MCILFSAAQHHPLPHMCPTPFSLFLRILLSFTLYPPLDTRAHWRRFPLSQVFPRALSHSFRSPPSIIMSAITCYKCGEAGHMSRSCPRAAATRSCYNCGETGHMSRDCPSERKPKSCYNCGSTEHLSRECTNEAKAGADTRSCYNCGGTGHMSRDCPNERKPKSCYNCGSTEHLSRECPDRH from the coding sequence ATGTGCATTCTCTTTTCTGCTGCACAACATCACCCCCTTCCGCACAtgtgccccacccccttctctctcttccttcgcATTCTCCTTTCCTTCACTCTCTACCCCCCGCtggacacacgcgcgcactgGCGCAGATTTCCGCTTTCCCAAGTCTTCccccgcgctctctctcattCTTTTCGCTCACCTCCTTCCATCATCATGTCCGCTATCACGTGCTACAAGTGTGGTGAGGCCGGCCAcatgtcgcgcagctgcccgcgcgccgcggcgacccGCTCTTGCTACAACTGCGGTGAGACCGGCCACATGAGCCGCGACTGCCCCAGCGAGCGGAAGCCGAAGTCGTGCTACAACTGTGGCTCGACGGAGCATCTGTCCCGCGAGTGCACGAACGAGGCCAAGGCCGGCGCCGACACCCGCTCTTGCTACAactgcggcggcacgggcCACATGAGCCGCGACTGCCCGAACGAGCGGAAGCCGAAGTCGTGCTACAACTGTGGCTCGACGGAGCACCTGTCCCGCGAGTGCCCGGACCGCCACTAG